Proteins encoded by one window of Monoglobus pectinilyticus:
- a CDS encoding copper amine oxidase N-terminal domain-containing protein codes for MKKFITIVVLLLMCLNINPVKAQRVEEEENNIGTYFQLGTYEDDPIIWRCISDDDENGMLLLSDKILCYKAYNAGTNVDDFLSQDMYGSDIWENTTIRAWLNAIENAGNIIWPGNNPPNTKVPLSPFMPYVDEDGFLSERNFSISELSVMKTVSQWQILGPKNAHLSTNGLKKCFQTNYYPFISRYGKYNVFSSGIRNFSHIEGAMYRLSDTMFLIDEAQIYKLWTNFGTVRAYPTQRAFDSVKNDKDYYEGFEEEYMLRTSNRSAQFIFGDDDYSSGICAYSYGVRPAFYLDTTKAEIISGSGSIEEPYIIDGQPQTNAEVYCNGERMQFDEEPVEESERLLVPVRAIFEELGAEVEWEEETQIITAKKEDTTVVMQIDNPEMGNSREVVTLEVPPRLVGERTMVPLRAVSEAFEAKVDYIENLNRVLVDQPKLPMDFGERLEIPMENWQRKDFESIFPDYEPF; via the coding sequence ATGAAAAAATTTATAACAATAGTTGTTTTATTATTAATGTGTTTAAATATAAATCCGGTAAAAGCACAGAGAGTTGAAGAAGAGGAGAACAATATAGGTACATATTTTCAGCTTGGAACATACGAAGATGATCCAATAATATGGAGATGTATAAGTGATGATGACGAAAATGGAATGCTTTTGTTGAGTGATAAAATATTATGCTATAAAGCATATAACGCAGGTACAAATGTTGATGATTTTTTAAGTCAGGATATGTATGGCTCAGATATATGGGAAAACACAACGATAAGAGCGTGGTTAAATGCAATAGAAAATGCAGGTAATATTATATGGCCGGGTAATAATCCTCCCAATACAAAAGTACCATTATCACCATTCATGCCATATGTAGATGAAGATGGATTTTTGTCTGAAAGAAATTTTAGCATTAGTGAACTGTCAGTTATGAAAACAGTAAGTCAATGGCAAATATTGGGGCCGAAAAATGCACATTTGTCAACTAACGGATTAAAAAAGTGTTTTCAAACAAACTATTATCCTTTTATTAGTCGATATGGAAAATATAATGTGTTTAGTTCGGGTATTAGAAATTTTAGTCATATAGAAGGAGCAATGTATAGATTAAGTGATACAATGTTTCTGATTGATGAAGCACAGATATATAAGTTATGGACAAATTTTGGGACAGTAAGGGCATATCCAACTCAAAGGGCATTCGACAGTGTTAAAAATGATAAAGATTATTATGAAGGATTTGAAGAGGAATATATGTTAAGGACATCCAACAGAAGCGCACAATTTATATTTGGTGACGATGATTATAGTTCGGGAATATGTGCGTATAGTTATGGAGTAAGACCGGCATTTTATTTAGACACAACAAAAGCCGAGATTATATCAGGAAGCGGAAGTATAGAAGAACCATATATAATAGACGGACAGCCTCAAACAAATGCAGAAGTATACTGCAACGGAGAGAGAATGCAATTTGATGAAGAACCGGTGGAGGAAAGCGAAAGATTGCTGGTGCCGGTAAGGGCAATATTTGAAGAGCTTGGAGCAGAGGTTGAATGGGAGGAGGAAACACAAATAATCACAGCAAAAAAAGAAGATACAACAGTGGTAATGCAGATAGATAATCCGGAGATGGGAAACAGCAGAGAAGTGGTAACATTAGAGGTGCCGCCGAGGTTGGTTGGAGAGAGAACAATGGTGCCGCTGAGAGCAGTATCGGAAGCGTTTGAAGCGAAGGTAGACTATATAGAAAACTTAAATCGAGTACTGGTAGACCAGCCGAAACTGCCAATGGATTTTGGAGAAAGACTGGAAATACCGATGGAAAATTGGCAGCGTAAAGATTTCGAGAGTATATTCCCCGACTATGAGCCGTTTTAA
- a CDS encoding copper amine oxidase N-terminal domain-containing protein produces the protein MKKFITIVVLLLMCLNINPVKAQRVEEDGNNIGTYFQLGTYEDDPIIWRCISDDDENGMLLLSDKILCYKAYNAGTNVDDFLSQDMYGSDIWENTTIRAWLNAIENAGNIIWPGNNPPNTKVPLSPFMPYVDEDGFLSERNFSISELSVMKTVSQWQILGPKNAHLSTNGLKKCFQTNYYPFISRYGKYNVFSSGIRNFSHIEGAMYRLSDTMFLIDEAQIYKLWTNFGTVRAYPTQKAFDSVKNDKKYYEGFESEYALRSSITDARFIFGDDDYSSGICAYSYGVRPAFYLDTTKAEIISGSGSIEEPYIIDGQPQTNAEVYCNGERMQFDEEPVEESERLLVPVRAIFEELGAEVEWEEETQIITAKKEDTTVVMQIDNPEMGNSREVVTLEVPPRLVGERTMVPLRAVSEAFEAKVDYIENLNRVVVDQPKLPMDFGERLEIPMENWQRKDFESIFPDYEPF, from the coding sequence ATGAAAAAATTTATAACAATAGTTGTCTTATTATTAATGTGTTTAAATATAAATCCAGTAAAAGCACAGAGAGTTGAAGAAGATGGAAACAATATAGGTACATATTTTCAGCTTGGAACATACGAAGATGATCCAATAATATGGAGATGTATAAGTGATGATGACGAAAATGGAATGCTTTTGTTGAGTGATAAAATATTATGCTATAAAGCATATAACGCAGGTACAAATGTTGATGATTTTTTAAGTCAGGATATGTATGGCTCAGATATATGGGAAAACACAACGATAAGAGCGTGGTTAAATGCAATAGAAAATGCAGGTAATATTATATGGCCGGGTAATAATCCTCCCAATACAAAAGTACCATTATCACCATTCATGCCATATGTAGATGAAGATGGATTTTTGTCTGAAAGAAATTTTAGCATTAGTGAACTGTCAGTTATGAAAACAGTAAGTCAATGGCAAATATTGGGGCCGAAAAATGCACATTTGTCAACTAACGGATTAAAAAAGTGTTTTCAAACAAACTATTATCCTTTTATTAGTCGATATGGAAAATATAATGTGTTTAGTTCGGGTATTAGAAATTTTAGTCATATAGAAGGGGCAATGTATAGATTAAGTGATACAATGTTTCTGATTGATGAAGCGCAGATATACAAGCTATGGACTAATTTTGGGACAGTAAGGGCATATCCAACTCAAAAAGCATTTGATAGTGTTAAAAATGATAAAAAATATTATGAAGGATTTGAAAGTGAATACGCATTAAGGTCGTCAATAACAGATGCAAGGTTTATATTTGGTGACGATGATTATAGTTCGGGAATATGTGCGTATAGTTATGGAGTAAGACCGGCATTTTATTTAGACACAACAAAAGCCGAGATTATATCAGGAAGCGGAAGTATAGAAGAACCATATATAATAGACGGACAGCCTCAAACAAATGCAGAAGTATACTGCAACGGAGAGAGAATGCAATTTGATGAAGAACCGGTGGAGGAAAGCGAAAGATTGCTGGTGCCGGTAAGGGCAATATTTGAAGAGCTTGGAGCAGAGGTTGAATGGGAGGAGGAAACACAAATAATCACAGCAAAAAAAGAAGATACAACAGTGGTAATGCAGATAGATAATCCGGAGATGGGAAACAGCAGAGAAGTGGTAACATTAGAGGTGCCGCCGAGGTTGGTTGGAGAGAGAACAATGGTGCCGCTGAGAGCGGTATCGGAAGCGTTTGAAGCGAAGGTAGACTATATAGAAAACTTAAACCGAGTAGTGGTAGACCAGCCGAAACTGCCAATGGATTTTGGAGAAAGACTGGAAATACCGATGGAAAATTGGCAGCGCAAAGATTTCGAGAGCATATTCCCCGACTATGAACCGTTTTAA
- a CDS encoding S8 family serine peptidase has protein sequence MRKIISLFIAIIILLGIVHINIFAEGNVQNENIEMFSMPQDAKYAENEVLIQYSPVGMFADESDVSPELMMSENLESVSSVELIDTLSVDKEDGSILKQLHVETEDLEKTINEMRQIPGVEYVEPNYKLYVANTDYDPNFTKQWAYNNPVYNINVENVWEKVYNDNISKTETIVAVLDTGVDIYHEDLKDNIFKNQEEIYGNTEKDDDNNGFVDDIAGWDFLNNDNTVYDNTTDSTGEKTDSHGTHVAGIIAAAKNGVGMQGVAYENVKILPVKFIAGKEGGDLSDAIKGIKYAEKMGASIVNCSFASNNEFLTLKDVMRRSKMLFVCAAGNHGTQLKEYPAGFADLDNVISVCALNQEGDLTSFSNYGHDYIAAPGKAIYSLAPENNYMYMDGTSMSTPFVAGAAALLKIINPSLDSKQLKDALNNGSKTSETGLFHGKLDILGAYENSPLNPDEGTLVAGIKEYGGKIINHDNSIYRLAGCDESGFMNNIAVYKPDLGVWSDVTYLREGRIFAAPVFIDSTIRLCGGRSILKKDLDTTWTYNIHSYFNNTIKTNTGSYYIYANRSAAAGVGAEGKVYFFGGTSDGRYANDVLSAKPTSSSDFRCLMPESRGYACAEYLNGDIYLFGGANENGCLTSTYKYDISENSIKECAPTNYYHNNAASAVIDGKIYVFGGTNQYTKDGHDPITENNGIISDVPNNIVEVYDPNTNIWTRIADMDAARVGHSAVFYKNKTILMGGWNGEYLDSVEYYWGSEAPKNVKSALSIDMQSTMLSWQPVTGADSYEIQIGDREPIFTAETKVNYLISEPNDENFKVRAIKNGGVSVWSSERKLYPLGTNINDAIKLTLNVPVSDILKSNENSKYYKFEIDSLTNIDIKLFGIPQNFDGGFEILDEYGLHIASGYSKNGNIMIENRLMTTGDYIIRVYNVPSDGSDLNYTLEVSEYYTEETGNLPTRVSQNMLNSVDMSVSNTNYTIIDDGTLPDNSMSIEMEEDNSGEFGINNTTTVYSGTGVLNKNVLSRVFTIKNVKRGSLIIAVVEPPSGYAYVPYFISNNLDSSVGCLDPYNNTNNIASSSFLAKSDGSYSIRVVCSNGEYDPQGGEFKIKAFVTTDPEKFESNQWQMGANDKEYGDKSAVNFNKIEQAIGTTNKPTSGIDAKFSTTSDIDTYPIEVSQGEKISVSLEVDKSEYVGSYTISFQTNFKDFNYRDNPDGVSKDFNITYERTDCTNPYNVKAYNNSAFASWIVPNNLVSNTAYIVVQKNKKSMDIGSEVGYHLIITRVSPEEMKKDVNENSTYTPSGKKALNGDAETSAVTPITRRNDFINFKNNKNSAGKLTQQVSGTGVIDSQLDVDWFHYEGTVNTPNRVVLTTEADNLKLALYENGSTRELENGDTVNFKTSDYYIGVYAEDETYGQNQATDYILSVIDDSKEKQDVHIVLYDSGYGGNGFYDGQIPRYYDSSGNKFEYSVEFFKKYLPLLVNKDVYFSVSIRDLDFDRVFLPVNNIGDLRNDPFIFDNYDNLSGSGQLELVKNLTIDRVNNVYDNMIAAYRSLPNYQKPKTMPKIYIGTPHYTGWQIRNWDGTNIDNYVLKYDEIVRNIYEGVRSHVIAKSGSDNDIAGLYYGKEDPEPYNTSFEYTKIMRNTSSMIHGESKKMIWMPYTGGSITSVNNVCNIANTYNYDGKKLCDVIVIQPGYFYYEVSNDGRSDSEYPEFMQYIRDIVFNNDKNSGTDLCFQMEYDSSIFTGRYINDESKSNPSNKTYRFAKTLDIFKYLLTTPEYSFGIYAGGPNEQGYNMNKISDNINLHSNRNHITLYENDGHYKTYKDLTDIASNYNMAYNTKITYDITAGLLFNGWSSQVRDNIHRVYNELFEESRVTLY, from the coding sequence TTGAGAAAAATAATTTCACTATTCATAGCAATAATCATTTTGCTTGGAATAGTACATATAAATATTTTTGCCGAAGGAAACGTGCAGAATGAAAATATAGAAATGTTTTCAATGCCGCAGGATGCAAAATATGCTGAAAATGAGGTTTTAATACAGTATTCGCCTGTTGGAATGTTTGCAGATGAATCTGATGTTAGTCCTGAATTAATGATGTCAGAAAATCTTGAAAGTGTATCAAGTGTGGAACTTATAGATACGTTAAGTGTTGATAAGGAGGACGGAAGCATATTAAAACAATTACATGTCGAAACCGAGGATTTGGAAAAGACAATAAATGAAATGAGACAAATTCCAGGTGTTGAGTATGTGGAGCCAAATTATAAATTATATGTTGCAAATACTGATTACGACCCGAATTTTACAAAACAATGGGCATATAATAATCCGGTGTATAATATAAATGTTGAAAATGTATGGGAAAAGGTGTATAATGATAATATATCAAAAACAGAAACTATAGTCGCAGTTTTAGATACTGGTGTTGATATATATCATGAAGATTTAAAAGATAATATATTTAAAAATCAAGAAGAAATATATGGGAACACTGAAAAAGATGACGATAATAACGGATTTGTTGATGATATTGCTGGATGGGATTTTTTAAATAATGATAATACTGTTTATGACAATACAACAGATTCAACTGGTGAAAAAACAGATAGTCACGGAACACATGTTGCAGGTATTATTGCTGCCGCTAAAAATGGAGTTGGAATGCAAGGGGTAGCATATGAAAATGTAAAAATTTTGCCTGTGAAATTTATTGCGGGAAAAGAGGGCGGAGATCTTTCAGACGCTATAAAAGGAATAAAATACGCAGAGAAAATGGGTGCATCTATTGTTAATTGCAGTTTTGCAAGTAATAATGAATTTTTAACACTAAAAGATGTTATGAGAAGAAGTAAAATGTTATTTGTATGTGCTGCCGGAAATCATGGGACTCAGCTAAAAGAATATCCAGCAGGTTTCGCAGACCTTGATAATGTAATTTCTGTATGTGCGTTAAATCAAGAAGGAGATTTAACATCTTTTAGTAATTATGGACATGATTATATTGCAGCTCCAGGTAAAGCAATATACAGCTTAGCACCTGAAAATAACTATATGTATATGGATGGAACTTCTATGTCTACACCGTTTGTAGCAGGTGCGGCGGCATTGCTTAAAATAATCAATCCGAGTTTAGATTCAAAGCAATTAAAAGACGCATTAAATAACGGTAGTAAGACTTCGGAGACGGGGCTTTTTCATGGTAAATTGGATATTTTGGGAGCGTACGAGAATTCTCCTTTGAATCCTGATGAGGGTACATTAGTCGCCGGAATAAAAGAATATGGCGGTAAAATAATAAACCATGACAATAGTATATATAGATTGGCAGGCTGCGATGAATCCGGTTTTATGAACAATATTGCTGTTTATAAACCTGATCTAGGAGTATGGAGCGATGTTACTTATTTGCGTGAAGGCAGAATATTTGCAGCGCCTGTTTTTATTGACAGTACTATCCGGTTATGCGGTGGAAGAAGTATATTAAAAAAAGATCTTGATACAACATGGACATATAATATACATAGCTATTTTAATAATACTATTAAAACTAATACAGGTTCTTATTATATTTATGCTAACCGCAGTGCCGCTGCAGGAGTGGGAGCAGAGGGTAAGGTTTACTTTTTTGGAGGAACATCTGATGGCAGATATGCTAATGATGTTTTATCTGCTAAGCCAACAAGCAGTAGTGATTTTCGATGCTTAATGCCGGAAAGTCGCGGGTATGCCTGTGCTGAATATCTAAATGGAGATATTTATCTTTTTGGAGGTGCAAATGAAAACGGATGTTTAACCAGCACATATAAGTATGATATATCAGAAAATTCAATAAAAGAATGTGCGCCAACAAATTATTATCATAATAATGCTGCATCTGCTGTTATTGATGGAAAGATATATGTTTTTGGCGGAACAAATCAGTATACCAAAGACGGACATGATCCTATAACCGAAAATAATGGTATTATTTCAGATGTACCCAATAATATTGTTGAAGTATACGATCCAAACACAAATATATGGACGCGTATTGCGGACATGGACGCAGCAAGAGTTGGTCACTCAGCTGTGTTTTATAAAAATAAAACTATACTTATGGGCGGATGGAATGGAGAATATCTTGATTCTGTAGAATACTATTGGGGCAGTGAAGCCCCTAAAAATGTGAAGTCCGCTTTAAGCATAGATATGCAGTCAACAATGTTGTCATGGCAGCCTGTAACAGGAGCAGATTCGTATGAGATACAGATTGGAGACAGAGAGCCTATATTCACTGCTGAAACAAAAGTTAATTATTTAATATCTGAACCAAATGATGAAAATTTTAAGGTTCGTGCAATTAAAAACGGAGGCGTTAGCGTATGGAGTTCAGAAAGAAAACTCTATCCTTTGGGAACTAACATAAATGATGCAATAAAATTAACTTTGAATGTACCTGTTTCAGATATATTAAAATCAAATGAAAATTCAAAATATTATAAGTTTGAAATAGATAGTTTAACAAATATTGATATTAAACTATTCGGTATACCTCAAAATTTTGATGGTGGTTTTGAAATATTAGATGAATATGGTTTGCATATAGCAAGCGGTTACTCAAAAAACGGGAATATTATGATTGAAAATAGGCTGATGACAACAGGCGATTATATTATCAGAGTCTATAACGTGCCTTCAGATGGTTCAGATTTAAATTATACACTTGAGGTTTCAGAATATTATACTGAAGAAACCGGTAATCTTCCGACAAGGGTATCTCAAAATATGTTAAACTCGGTTGATATGTCGGTTTCAAATACAAATTATACAATTATTGATGACGGAACACTTCCGGATAACAGTATGTCAATAGAAATGGAAGAAGATAATTCAGGTGAGTTTGGAATAAACAATACAACAACCGTTTATTCAGGAACTGGAGTTTTAAATAAAAATGTTTTGAGTAGGGTGTTTACAATAAAAAATGTAAAAAGGGGGTCACTGATAATTGCAGTTGTAGAACCGCCGTCAGGATATGCATATGTTCCATATTTTATTTCGAACAATCTTGACTCTTCGGTAGGCTGTTTAGATCCGTACAATAATACTAATAATATAGCATCATCGTCCTTTTTAGCTAAGAGTGATGGTAGTTATTCTATCAGAGTCGTGTGTAGCAATGGTGAGTATGACCCTCAAGGGGGAGAGTTTAAAATTAAAGCGTTTGTAACCACCGATCCAGAAAAATTTGAATCAAATCAGTGGCAGATGGGGGCAAATGATAAGGAATACGGAGACAAATCAGCTGTTAATTTTAATAAAATTGAACAAGCAATTGGAACAACAAATAAGCCTACTTCTGGTATAGACGCAAAATTTTCTACAACTTCTGATATAGATACATATCCAATCGAGGTTTCACAGGGTGAAAAAATATCTGTCTCACTTGAAGTAGACAAATCTGAATATGTAGGCTCATATACGATAAGTTTTCAGACTAATTTTAAAGATTTTAATTATCGTGATAATCCAGATGGTGTTTCAAAGGACTTTAACATAACATATGAAAGGACTGATTGTACAAATCCGTATAATGTAAAGGCATATAATAATTCGGCATTTGCTTCATGGATTGTTCCTAATAATTTAGTATCAAACACAGCATATATCGTGGTACAGAAAAATAAAAAATCGATGGATATAGGAAGCGAAGTAGGTTATCATTTGATAATAACAAGAGTATCTCCTGAAGAAATGAAAAAAGATGTAAATGAAAACAGTACATATACTCCTTCCGGCAAGAAAGCATTAAACGGAGATGCAGAAACATCTGCGGTTACACCAATTACCCGCCGTAATGATTTTATTAATTTTAAAAATAATAAAAATTCAGCGGGCAAGCTTACTCAGCAAGTATCCGGTACCGGTGTGATAGACAGTCAGCTCGACGTGGATTGGTTCCATTATGAAGGCACTGTTAATACTCCTAACCGTGTTGTGTTAACCACTGAAGCTGATAATTTGAAACTAGCGCTTTATGAAAATGGTTCAACCAGGGAACTTGAAAATGGTGATACAGTTAATTTTAAAACTTCTGATTACTATATAGGAGTATACGCTGAAGATGAAACATATGGTCAAAATCAAGCGACAGATTATATACTTTCGGTAATAGATGACTCGAAAGAAAAACAGGACGTGCATATAGTTCTTTATGATTCGGGTTACGGAGGAAATGGTTTCTATGATGGTCAAATTCCAAGGTACTATGACAGTTCAGGAAATAAGTTTGAATACTCGGTTGAATTCTTTAAAAAATATCTACCGCTGCTGGTTAATAAGGATGTGTATTTTTCAGTTTCAATCAGAGACCTGGATTTTGACAGGGTATTTCTGCCTGTTAATAACATAGGAGATTTAAGAAATGATCCATTTATTTTTGATAATTATGACAATCTTTCAGGCAGCGGGCAGCTTGAGCTTGTTAAAAACTTAACTATTGACAGGGTTAATAATGTATATGATAATATGATAGCAGCATACCGAAGTCTTCCGAATTATCAAAAGCCGAAAACAATGCCTAAAATATATATTGGAACTCCGCATTATACAGGCTGGCAGATTAGAAATTGGGACGGTACAAATATAGATAATTATGTTTTAAAATATGATGAAATAGTCAGAAATATTTATGAGGGCGTACGGTCACATGTTATTGCTAAATCAGGAAGCGACAATGATATAGCCGGTTTATATTACGGCAAAGAGGATCCGGAACCGTATAATACATCTTTTGAATATACAAAAATAATGCGGAACACTTCATCCATGATTCACGGAGAGAGTAAAAAGATGATTTGGATGCCATATACTGGCGGAAGTATAACTAGTGTAAACAATGTATGTAATATTGCCAATACATACAATTATGACGGGAAAAAACTATGTGATGTAATAGTAATCCAGCCCGGATATTTTTACTATGAGGTCAGCAATGACGGCAGAAGCGATAGTGAATATCCTGAGTTTATGCAGTATATAAGGGATATAGTGTTTAATAATGATAAGAATTCAGGAACGGATTTGTGTTTCCAAATGGAATATGATTCATCTATTTTTACTGGAAGATATATTAATGATGAGTCAAAGTCAAATCCAAGTAATAAAACGTATCGTTTTGCCAAAACTCTTGATATTTTTAAGTATTTATTAACAACCCCTGAGTATTCATTTGGAATTTATGCTGGCGGGCCTAATGAACAGGGTTACAATATGAATAAAATATCTGATAATATAAACTTACACAGTAACCGTAATCATATAACTCTTTATGAAAATGATGGTCATTATAAAACTTATAAAGATTTAACAGATATAGCAAGTAATTATAATATGGCGTATAATACCAAAATTACATATGATATAACAGCAGGGTTGTTATTTAATGGATGGTCGTCGCAAGTCAGGGATAATATACATCGTGTATATAATGAATTATTTGAAGAGAGCAGAGTTACGCTTTACTAA